The following proteins are co-located in the Echinicola sp. 20G genome:
- a CDS encoding energy transducer TonB: protein MEAKKNPEADLTNKYGLFLNIGLLISMGLALAAFEFKTYESTILPELEPSGDEFDKILDIPITVQQLPPPPVKVEQPEIMEVPNEEEIIDKIEVVFHDDYPEEVAVDDFIVNAPPIKEEADEIKDFAEHMPEPPGGMEGWAKYLNKNLKYPSQARRMGIQGTVFVAFVVNTDGSIQDVSILRGVDGGCSEEAVRVVDNAPSWKPGRQGGRPVRVKMRLPIRFKLN from the coding sequence ATGGAAGCTAAAAAAAATCCAGAAGCGGACTTGACTAATAAGTATGGATTGTTCCTCAATATTGGTCTTTTAATAAGTATGGGACTAGCATTGGCCGCGTTCGAGTTCAAAACTTATGAATCAACGATATTACCAGAATTAGAGCCATCAGGCGATGAGTTTGATAAAATCCTTGACATCCCCATCACTGTTCAACAACTTCCTCCACCACCTGTCAAAGTGGAACAACCTGAAATAATGGAAGTGCCCAACGAGGAGGAAATCATCGATAAAATCGAAGTTGTATTTCACGATGATTATCCTGAAGAAGTAGCCGTTGATGATTTCATTGTCAATGCACCTCCAATAAAGGAAGAGGCAGATGAGATCAAAGACTTTGCAGAACATATGCCCGAGCCACCGGGTGGTATGGAGGGTTGGGCCAAATACCTGAACAAGAACCTCAAGTATCCCTCACAGGCCAGAAGAATGGGAATCCAAGGCACCGTGTTTGTGGCATTTGTGGTAAATACTGATGGCTCCATTCAAGACGTGAGTATATTACGTGGCGTAGATGGCGGGTGCAGTGAGGAGGCTGTCAGGGTGGTCGACAATGCCCCAAGCTGGAAACCGGGAAGGCAAGGAGGCCGACCTGTGAGGGTCAAAATGAGATTGCCCATCCGATTTAAATTAAATTAA
- a CDS encoding VanZ family protein: MNKGKKFSERYLPAILWLVLLLALILSPGDKLPSAAKIPGLDKVAHFSLFAGLLLLWNRALNSRDKKFTKQIFITNYLVFGIIFAILVEVIQQMVPNRAFDLLDIVANLSGSFVGTVCFYILYKKKSKLV, encoded by the coding sequence GTGAATAAAGGCAAAAAATTTAGCGAAAGATACCTGCCTGCCATTTTATGGTTGGTTTTACTATTGGCATTGATTTTATCTCCTGGAGATAAACTGCCAAGTGCGGCTAAAATCCCAGGATTGGATAAAGTCGCCCACTTCAGCTTATTTGCAGGGCTCTTGCTCCTGTGGAACAGGGCTTTAAATAGCAGAGATAAAAAGTTCACGAAACAAATATTTATCACTAATTATTTAGTTTTTGGAATTATTTTTGCTATCTTAGTAGAAGTGATCCAACAAATGGTTCCAAACCGGGCCTTTGACTTGTTGGATATAGTAGCGAATCTCAGTGGAAGCTTCGTGGGTACCGTTTGTTTTTATATTTTGTACAAGAAGAAAAGTAAGCTTGTATAA
- the sprA gene encoding cell surface protein SprA: MPITRPYFFPSSNPNSFYAAITLLLAACFLSGVSEALAQGVGQDSIPSKIDSLEKRRTLPSFLLWDNFKTSPLYPIQSPLQQRYSPFYYDGPKQQQVEIELDTAVQYRVYDQLDSTSSNPGYLYNFEDFSKIQELRMRQEYWRNRSRGMYGESAVSGRGLIPPITMSPTFDRLFGGSEINIIPTGYVNLDFGGIFRRIDNPSIPIRQQRNGGFNFDQQIQMSVNGNLGQKMQINANFDSNNSFDFENQLKVEYKGFEEDIVKSIEIGNVSMPVQNSLIQGAQNLFGVKTQLQFGKLFMTAVASTQRGRRDEIVIEGGGQGRPFEIRASEYDDNRHFFLAHFFRENYERWLRGLPQILSGVNVTRVEVYIMNRANNTETLRNFVAFMDLGEGQRIYRPDNPNIGSGTPASPAANGSNNLFGNLTSNPSFRPYDNASTAIEQSLNLVKGTDFEQVNGARKLAENEYTFHRELGYLSLNRKLQNDEVVAISFEYTYNGQSYKVGEMSEDYQNRPESDVLFLKLLRPARINTRVPTWDLMMKNIYNFNANQIQKEGFQLQVIYRDDRTGLDNPSLLEGEQVKDVPLIRLMGLDNLNPQNDPQPDGNFDFVSGLTILPEKGMLIFPKLEPFGQTLESYFLPNEESLKNKFVYDTLYRTTKADAELVTRLNKYYLKGSLTAGSSSEIMLPGLNISEGSVIVSAGNIPLTEGVDYTVDYNIGRVVIINEGILASGKRISISFEKADLVSFQTRSLLGTRFDYLFNENLTLGGTFLYLNERPNITRISTGSETLKNSLWGLDLNYSDESRWLTKLADALPFTDTKEKSLITFNGEFAHLIPGTSNEVNGEGASYIDDFETAVTPFSLGGSPQNWKLSATPRTDDNRFDMTMSTEDRLGNAYRRARLAWYNIDNVFYRQGGQGVPENITEEDRRNHYVRRVVPQEIFPQRDRDVIVTPEPLFELAYFPHERGMYNYNPALDRRGLLQTPEDNYGGITRAITADVDFDRTNIEYIEFWLMDPFLPGDNGRVLDGVFNENNTTGGKLMINLGEISEDVMKDSRHAFENGLPADGNTAETTENEWGRVTNKQYLTPGFDNSPESRPNQDVGLDGLSSEEEAVYFADRFLNRLNVDPNVLQEITADPSADKFQYYLGDQLDQQNIKILERYKYFNGLENNTPITENSNLPYTPSGSNKPDNEDLNNDNTINETENYYEYEVDLRPNTLEVGQNNIVDKVTHVENGEEVNWYLFRIPVRQPDNTQGDITGFKSLRFIRTYLTDFEQPVVLRMAKFQMVGSQWRTFQESLYERGLFEVPEPDVSNLTVGVVNIEENSQGSATQSPYVLPPGIIRDRDNTSTVERQLNEQSLRLCVENLQSRDARAVFKNANLDLVQYGRLKMFFHADSEDAEDGELTAFLRLGTDYTDNYYEIEVPLSITPSGTRDPQQIWPAQNEIDIAIEEIVGVKIERDNSQSPQNLPYTTQVRQYNVTVVGRPELNYVQGLMIGIRNPSSTGSASKSVCVWANELRVVDFNKSSGWAANARLNAQIADVATVSSTIRHNTFGFGGLETRLSERTRESTTQYDVSANVQVDRLLPDALRVSIPMYVSMENATTKPQFDPLNPDVPFELALSKFRTDTEREAYKKLVLDQVKRRNISFSNVRKLRKDESNKNHIYDLSNFSFSYAYGLVKQSNINTEDYTFETYKGNITYSYEPKPIPVEPFKNWNFLQSPNLQLFRDFNLNLAPSLITARLDVDRRFLRTQYRNDQLTTDGVDPLFQKSFYLNRFYSVNWDLTKNLSVDYRANVNAIIDEPEGDLDTEAKQDSVKNNLRKFGRTTNYNHSLIANYKIPLDKIPFLDWVSADFRYEATYSWLTGSIGQKDTLGNVIQNTRDRSLNGKLDMVQLYNKVTKLKTLNTPKRPTIPGQRSNPQDTIKTDGLWNGFLKFAMMLKEVSGSYSITEGTFLPGYMENTGLFGLDRSFMNPGLGFIFGSQDSDIRYDLAGQGVMAPSAELTQTFRQNQVKYLQINGVLEPARDFRITLNLRKRETGDYSEIFRRESDTSDDYLSVNPNRMGAYNITYNMIKTAFAKDDNDNNSPLFSNFEDYRSIIKSRLETTNPGGEYNLNGQDVLVPAFLAAYTGKSAEEVNLNPFPKFPLPNWRVEYRGLSRLPVFQEQFSSINLTHNYTSTYDVSNFSNSLLYQNGLELYNSLQNYPQASITDEFGSYIPVFIFNQVVLSERFAPLIGIDLLTKTRMNISFEYNTERNIGLNFSNAQVTEQKSKDFRFDLGYTKSGVKIPFKVQGRQEVLDNDLEIRVSTSIVDTQTLQRKIEEGSTVTNGNLNLQIRPTVGYIINQNLKVTLYFDRTVNDPRITTAYRRSSTSFGGQLRFNLGQ, from the coding sequence TTGCCTATAACAAGACCATATTTTTTTCCAAGCAGTAACCCCAATTCTTTTTATGCAGCAATCACCTTGTTGCTAGCTGCTTGTTTTTTGTCTGGTGTTAGCGAGGCATTGGCTCAAGGTGTTGGACAGGATTCTATTCCTTCCAAAATAGACTCCCTAGAAAAAAGAAGAACATTGCCTTCTTTTTTGCTCTGGGACAATTTCAAAACCAGCCCACTTTATCCCATACAATCTCCACTCCAACAGCGCTATTCTCCATTTTACTATGATGGGCCAAAACAGCAGCAAGTAGAAATTGAACTGGATACAGCAGTACAGTACCGTGTGTATGACCAATTGGATTCTACCTCATCCAACCCTGGCTACCTTTACAACTTTGAGGATTTTTCCAAAATTCAGGAGCTAAGAATGCGCCAAGAATATTGGAGAAATAGGTCAAGAGGGATGTATGGTGAAAGCGCGGTAAGTGGAAGAGGTCTTATCCCGCCCATAACCATGAGCCCAACCTTTGACAGGCTTTTTGGAGGCAGTGAAATCAATATCATCCCCACAGGCTATGTCAACCTGGACTTTGGAGGCATCTTTAGAAGAATTGATAATCCCTCTATTCCAATTCGGCAACAAAGGAATGGTGGGTTTAATTTCGATCAGCAAATCCAAATGAGTGTCAATGGGAACCTGGGGCAAAAAATGCAGATCAACGCCAACTTTGACTCCAATAATTCCTTTGACTTTGAAAACCAGTTAAAAGTAGAATACAAGGGCTTTGAGGAAGATATTGTCAAAAGCATTGAAATAGGCAATGTCAGTATGCCTGTCCAAAACAGCTTGATTCAGGGAGCCCAAAACCTATTTGGGGTCAAGACCCAACTGCAATTTGGAAAGCTATTTATGACCGCCGTGGCCTCCACTCAAAGAGGACGGAGAGATGAAATTGTCATAGAAGGCGGTGGACAAGGAAGACCTTTTGAGATCAGGGCTTCCGAATATGATGATAATAGGCACTTCTTTCTAGCCCACTTTTTCAGGGAAAACTATGAAAGATGGTTGAGGGGCTTGCCCCAAATCCTTTCCGGTGTCAATGTGACCCGGGTTGAAGTTTACATCATGAACAGGGCCAACAATACAGAGACCCTAAGGAATTTTGTAGCCTTTATGGACCTTGGTGAGGGGCAAAGAATTTACAGACCGGACAACCCTAATATTGGTAGCGGCACTCCCGCAAGTCCTGCAGCCAATGGCTCCAACAACCTATTTGGTAACCTTACCTCCAACCCTTCCTTTAGGCCTTATGACAATGCTTCTACTGCCATTGAGCAAAGTTTAAATTTGGTTAAGGGCACTGATTTTGAGCAGGTAAATGGTGCGAGAAAGCTTGCTGAGAACGAATATACATTTCACAGGGAATTGGGTTATTTGAGCCTAAACAGAAAGCTCCAAAACGATGAAGTGGTTGCCATTTCCTTCGAGTACACCTATAATGGCCAATCTTATAAGGTTGGTGAAATGTCAGAAGATTATCAGAACCGCCCTGAATCTGATGTACTTTTCCTCAAGCTCCTAAGGCCTGCACGAATCAACACCCGTGTACCGACTTGGGACTTGATGATGAAAAACATCTATAATTTCAATGCCAATCAAATCCAAAAAGAAGGATTCCAGCTCCAAGTAATTTACAGAGATGACCGAACTGGCTTGGACAACCCCAGCCTTTTGGAAGGCGAGCAGGTCAAAGATGTCCCTCTGATTCGTCTGATGGGCTTGGATAACCTCAACCCCCAAAATGACCCTCAACCTGACGGCAATTTTGATTTTGTTTCGGGCTTGACCATCCTTCCAGAAAAAGGGATGTTGATTTTCCCTAAGCTAGAACCTTTCGGACAAACACTGGAAAGTTACTTCTTACCCAATGAAGAGAGCCTAAAGAACAAATTTGTATATGATACACTCTACCGAACAACCAAGGCAGATGCTGAGCTGGTTACCCGCCTGAACAAATATTACCTCAAAGGAAGTTTGACAGCAGGCTCTTCATCAGAAATTATGTTGCCAGGCCTTAATATTTCAGAAGGTTCTGTTATTGTGTCTGCCGGAAACATTCCCTTGACAGAAGGAGTGGATTATACGGTCGATTACAATATTGGTCGAGTTGTCATCATCAATGAAGGTATTTTAGCTTCGGGAAAAAGAATTTCCATCAGCTTTGAAAAAGCAGATTTAGTATCTTTCCAAACCAGAAGCCTCTTGGGCACCCGCTTTGATTACCTTTTCAATGAAAACTTGACGCTAGGTGGTACTTTCCTCTATTTGAATGAGAGACCGAATATTACTCGGATCAGCACGGGGAGCGAAACCCTTAAAAACAGCCTCTGGGGATTGGATCTGAACTATAGTGATGAATCCAGGTGGTTAACCAAACTGGCAGATGCGTTACCGTTTACGGATACCAAGGAAAAATCCCTGATCACTTTCAATGGTGAATTTGCTCACTTAATTCCTGGCACTTCCAATGAGGTCAATGGAGAAGGGGCTTCTTATATCGATGATTTCGAAACCGCTGTAACACCATTTAGCCTTGGAGGCTCTCCGCAAAATTGGAAGCTTTCCGCTACACCAAGGACAGACGACAACCGTTTTGACATGACCATGTCAACAGAAGACCGGCTTGGCAATGCCTACAGAAGGGCTAGATTGGCTTGGTACAATATTGACAATGTCTTTTACCGTCAAGGAGGACAAGGGGTCCCGGAAAATATCACCGAGGAAGACCGTAGGAACCACTATGTAAGACGGGTCGTTCCCCAAGAAATATTCCCTCAGCGTGACCGCGATGTAATTGTTACCCCAGAGCCATTGTTTGAGTTGGCCTATTTCCCTCACGAGCGAGGGATGTATAATTACAACCCTGCCCTGGACAGAAGAGGCCTTTTGCAAACCCCTGAAGATAACTATGGAGGGATCACTAGAGCCATTACCGCTGATGTGGACTTCGACAGAACAAACATAGAATACATAGAATTCTGGCTGATGGACCCATTTTTACCCGGCGACAATGGCCGTGTCCTAGATGGGGTATTTAATGAGAACAATACTACAGGGGGAAAACTGATGATCAACCTTGGTGAAATCTCTGAAGATGTTATGAAGGATAGTCGCCATGCTTTTGAAAACGGGCTTCCTGCTGATGGAAATACTGCAGAAACCACCGAAAACGAATGGGGTCGCGTTACCAATAAGCAGTACCTTACTCCTGGTTTTGACAACTCTCCAGAGTCTCGCCCCAACCAAGATGTAGGTCTGGATGGTCTAAGTAGTGAAGAGGAAGCAGTTTATTTTGCCGATCGCTTTCTTAACCGACTGAATGTTGATCCGAATGTCCTTCAAGAAATTACAGCTGACCCTTCAGCGGATAAATTCCAATATTACCTTGGGGATCAATTGGATCAACAAAACATAAAAATTCTTGAACGATATAAATACTTCAATGGCTTGGAGAACAATACTCCAATAACAGAAAACTCCAATCTACCCTACACTCCTTCCGGGTCAAATAAACCCGACAATGAAGACCTCAATAATGACAACACCATCAACGAAACCGAGAATTACTATGAATACGAGGTAGATCTTCGTCCAAATACTTTGGAAGTTGGCCAAAACAATATTGTGGACAAGGTAACCCATGTGGAAAATGGTGAAGAGGTCAACTGGTACCTTTTTAGGATTCCAGTGAGACAACCAGACAATACCCAAGGGGATATCACTGGGTTTAAATCATTGAGGTTTATCAGGACTTATCTGACAGATTTTGAACAGCCGGTGGTCTTGCGAATGGCCAAGTTCCAAATGGTAGGCAGCCAATGGAGAACCTTTCAAGAGTCACTTTATGAGCGAGGTTTGTTTGAAGTTCCTGAACCCGATGTATCCAACCTTACAGTAGGTGTGGTAAACATCGAAGAAAACAGTCAGGGAAGTGCAACCCAAAGCCCTTATGTCTTGCCTCCTGGAATCATCAGGGACAGGGACAATACCTCTACAGTGGAAAGACAATTGAATGAGCAATCTTTAAGGCTTTGTGTGGAGAATCTCCAAAGCCGTGACGCAAGAGCTGTTTTCAAGAATGCCAATCTGGATTTGGTTCAATATGGCAGGCTGAAGATGTTTTTCCATGCGGACAGTGAAGATGCTGAAGATGGAGAGTTGACTGCTTTCCTAAGGCTTGGAACTGACTATACGGATAACTATTATGAAATCGAGGTTCCTCTTTCCATTACTCCGAGCGGCACCAGGGATCCCCAGCAAATATGGCCTGCACAAAATGAAATTGACATTGCCATAGAAGAAATTGTAGGAGTCAAAATAGAAAGAGACAACAGTCAATCTCCCCAAAATCTCCCCTATACCACTCAGGTGCGACAATATAATGTCACTGTAGTGGGAAGACCAGAACTGAATTATGTACAAGGCTTGATGATCGGTATCCGCAACCCTTCTTCCACGGGGTCAGCCAGCAAGTCCGTTTGTGTTTGGGCCAATGAATTAAGAGTAGTGGATTTCAACAAATCTTCCGGATGGGCAGCCAATGCCAGGCTGAATGCTCAAATTGCAGATGTAGCCACCGTTTCATCCACTATCCGCCACAATACCTTTGGCTTTGGAGGCTTGGAAACTAGGCTTTCCGAAAGAACCAGAGAATCAACAACTCAATATGATGTTTCTGCTAATGTACAAGTAGACAGATTACTTCCAGACGCACTTCGGGTCAGTATTCCTATGTACGTCAGTATGGAAAACGCAACCACCAAGCCGCAATTTGATCCACTCAACCCTGACGTACCGTTTGAATTGGCATTGAGTAAATTCCGTACAGATACCGAAAGAGAAGCTTATAAAAAGCTGGTTCTGGACCAAGTGAAAAGAAGAAACATCAGTTTCTCCAATGTGCGTAAATTAAGAAAAGATGAAAGCAATAAGAACCATATCTACGACCTTTCTAACTTCTCTTTCTCTTACGCTTATGGATTAGTAAAACAAAGTAATATCAATACCGAAGACTACACTTTCGAAACTTACAAAGGAAATATCACCTATAGCTATGAGCCCAAACCTATTCCGGTAGAACCATTCAAAAATTGGAATTTCCTACAAAGTCCCAATTTGCAACTTTTCAGGGATTTCAATTTAAACCTCGCCCCTAGCCTAATTACTGCACGTTTAGACGTGGACAGGAGGTTCTTGAGAACCCAGTATCGAAATGACCAATTGACTACTGACGGTGTGGATCCATTATTCCAAAAAAGTTTTTATCTGAACCGTTTTTATTCCGTCAATTGGGATTTAACCAAAAACCTAAGTGTAGACTATCGCGCTAATGTCAATGCCATTATTGATGAACCAGAGGGAGATCTGGACACCGAAGCCAAGCAGGATTCTGTAAAAAATAATCTTAGAAAATTTGGAAGAACAACCAACTATAATCATTCCCTTATTGCCAATTACAAGATCCCACTAGATAAAATACCATTCTTGGATTGGGTTAGTGCCGACTTCAGGTATGAGGCGACATACAGCTGGCTCACTGGATCCATTGGGCAAAAGGATACATTAGGTAACGTGATCCAAAACACGCGAGATCGTTCATTGAACGGTAAGCTGGATATGGTTCAACTTTACAACAAGGTCACCAAACTCAAAACCCTCAATACCCCAAAAAGACCGACCATTCCTGGACAAAGAAGCAACCCTCAGGATACAATCAAAACAGATGGACTTTGGAATGGCTTCCTCAAGTTTGCAATGATGCTGAAAGAGGTTAGCGGAAGCTACAGCATTACCGAGGGTACTTTCTTACCTGGTTATATGGAAAACACGGGTCTTTTTGGTTTGGACAGAAGCTTTATGAACCCAGGCCTTGGCTTCATATTTGGTAGTCAAGATAGTGATATCCGTTATGACCTAGCAGGACAAGGCGTCATGGCCCCTAGTGCCGAACTGACCCAAACCTTCCGTCAAAACCAAGTTAAGTACCTCCAAATCAATGGTGTTTTAGAACCTGCAAGGGATTTCCGTATCACTCTAAATTTAAGAAAAAGAGAAACAGGGGATTATAGTGAAATCTTCCGAAGGGAAAGTGACACCAGTGATGATTACCTCTCCGTAAACCCCAATAGAATGGGGGCTTATAACATCACCTACAATATGATCAAAACAGCCTTTGCGAAGGATGATAATGATAATAACTCTCCCCTATTTAGCAATTTTGAAGATTATCGTTCTATCATAAAATCTAGGCTGGAAACCACTAACCCAGGTGGAGAGTACAACCTAAATGGTCAGGATGTTTTGGTTCCTGCCTTCTTGGCTGCCTATACCGGTAAATCAGCAGAAGAAGTCAACCTAAACCCCTTCCCCAAATTCCCGCTTCCCAATTGGAGAGTGGAATATAGAGGTCTATCCAGGCTACCAGTTTTCCAAGAGCAGTTCAGTTCTATAAACCTAACCCACAATTACACCTCGACCTATGATGTAAGCAACTTCTCCAACTCTTTGCTTTATCAAAATGGTTTGGAGTTATACAACAGCCTTCAAAACTATCCTCAGGCAAGCATCACTGATGAATTTGGAAGCTATATCCCTGTGTTTATCTTTAACCAAGTGGTACTTTCCGAGCGTTTTGCTCCGCTAATAGGTATAGACTTATTGACTAAAACCAGGATGAATATATCCTTTGAATATAATACTGAGAGGAATATTGGGCTGAACTTTTCTAATGCCCAAGTTACAGAGCAAAAAAGTAAAGATTTCCGATTTGACTTAGGCTATACCAAGTCAGGAGTTAAAATACCTTTCAAAGTTCAAGGCCGCCAGGAAGTATTGGACAATGACCTTGAGATTAGGGTAAGTACTAGCATTGTTGACACCCAAACACTTCAGCGAAAGATCGAAGAAGGCAGCACGGTCACCAATGGTAACCTCAACCTCCAGATAAGGCCAACAGTGGGCTATATCATCAATCAAAACCTCAAAGTCACCCTTTACTTTGACCGAACGGTCAATGATCCAAGAATCACTACTGCATATAGAAGAAGTTCCACATCCTTTGGTGGACAATTACGATTTAATTTAGGTCAATAG
- a CDS encoding energy transducer TonB: protein MEAKKTPKADLTKKSGMFLNLGLLISVGLTLFAFEYKSYESGALMDLGTVEDDFEELLDIPITEQPPPPPPPVEQPIIEEIPDEVEIEEKIEVNFDVDVQEETVIKEVVIADAPVVEKADEIFDVVETMPTPPGGMEGWNKYLSKNLKYPTQARRMGIEGTVYVVFVVNTDGSIQDVDILRGIGGGCDEEAMRVVRNAPAWEPGKQRGRPVRVKMRLPIRFKLS, encoded by the coding sequence ATGGAAGCTAAAAAGACACCAAAAGCTGATTTGACCAAGAAGTCAGGGATGTTCCTGAATCTGGGTCTATTGATCAGCGTTGGTCTTACGCTGTTTGCTTTCGAATACAAGTCATACGAATCAGGTGCACTGATGGACTTGGGAACAGTGGAAGACGATTTCGAGGAACTATTGGACATTCCGATTACGGAACAGCCACCTCCACCGCCTCCACCAGTAGAGCAGCCAATCATCGAGGAAATTCCTGATGAAGTGGAGATTGAAGAAAAAATCGAAGTAAACTTCGACGTTGATGTGCAGGAAGAAACAGTGATCAAGGAAGTTGTGATTGCGGACGCTCCTGTAGTTGAAAAAGCTGACGAAATCTTTGACGTGGTGGAAACCATGCCTACCCCTCCAGGTGGAATGGAAGGTTGGAACAAGTACTTGAGCAAAAACCTTAAGTACCCAACTCAAGCCAGAAGAATGGGGATCGAAGGTACTGTATACGTAGTCTTTGTAGTAAATACCGATGGCTCTATCCAAGACGTTGATATCCTTAGAGGTATCGGTGGTGGATGTGATGAAGAAGCCATGAGAGTAGTAAGAAATGCCCCAGCATGGGAACCTGGAAAACAAAGAGGTAGACCAGTTAGGGTAAAAATGAGATTACCGATCAGGTTCAAACTGAGCTAA
- the gcvH gene encoding glycine cleavage system protein GcvH, translating to MNFPKELKYTKDHEWVKIEGDIATIGVTEFAQRELGDIVYVEVETVGETIETGEVFGTVEAVKTVSDLFMPLEGEITEFNEELEGSPELVNESPYEDGWMIKVKFEKELPSDLLSAEEYAELVGE from the coding sequence ATGAACTTCCCAAAAGAATTAAAGTACACTAAAGACCACGAGTGGGTAAAAATCGAAGGAGACATTGCCACTATTGGTGTTACGGAATTTGCCCAGAGAGAATTGGGTGACATTGTTTATGTCGAGGTAGAAACTGTTGGTGAAACTATCGAGACCGGAGAAGTGTTCGGTACAGTAGAGGCAGTAAAAACCGTATCTGACCTTTTTATGCCTTTAGAAGGTGAAATTACCGAATTCAATGAAGAACTAGAAGGTTCTCCTGAATTGGTCAATGAGTCTCCATATGAAGATGGATGGATGATCAAAGTGAAGTTTGAAAAGGAATTGCCTTCCGATTTACTTTCGGCTGAAGAATACGCTGAACTAGTAGGTGAATAA
- the ruvA gene encoding Holliday junction branch migration protein RuvA: MIDYLKGKLVTKDPTYVVIDINGIGYHVKISLNTFSQIKDEEQVMLLTHLHIKEDAHTLFGFKEELEKRLFLLLISISGVGPNTGLMILSSLSVQELQNAIIGDDHKTIQRVKGVGLKTAQRIVLELKDKIKKEGMSDGIPTTSGFLHQNKQIKEEALQALITLGFTKAAAEKNIDAILKKSGVEISLEELIKASLRST; encoded by the coding sequence ATGATAGATTATTTAAAAGGAAAATTGGTCACCAAAGACCCCACTTATGTGGTCATTGATATCAACGGCATCGGTTACCATGTCAAAATATCCTTAAATACATTTTCGCAAATAAAGGATGAGGAGCAGGTCATGCTCCTCACTCATTTGCATATCAAGGAAGATGCCCATACACTTTTTGGCTTTAAAGAAGAACTGGAAAAAAGACTCTTTTTGCTGCTCATTTCCATTAGTGGCGTAGGACCAAATACGGGGCTAATGATCCTCTCTTCTCTAAGCGTTCAGGAATTACAAAATGCCATTATTGGAGATGATCACAAGACAATCCAAAGAGTAAAAGGTGTCGGCTTAAAAACTGCCCAAAGGATTGTTTTGGAGCTTAAAGATAAAATCAAAAAAGAAGGTATGTCCGACGGAATTCCTACAACGAGCGGTTTCCTTCACCAAAACAAACAAATTAAAGAGGAAGCTTTACAGGCTTTGATTACACTTGGTTTTACCAAGGCTGCAGCAGAGAAAAATATCGATGCAATTTTGAAAAAAAGCGGTGTTGAAATTTCCTTGGAAGAATTAATTAAAGCATCTTTAAGGTCAACTTAA